From a single Endozoicomonas euniceicola genomic region:
- a CDS encoding DUF397 domain-containing protein, with amino-acid sequence MNSYFKNDRHFKKSSACSIPESPVCVSVAISPEKEVAVRQGNDPDRATLVFSKIVVNPRPMRGGYKTGRHRAFRHQSGVLWLLT; translated from the coding sequence ATGAACTCTTACTTTAAAAATGACAGGCACTTTAAAAAATCCTCAGCCTGTTCCATCCCAGAATCTCCTGTCTGTGTTTCTGTTGCAATCAGTCCGGAAAAAGAGGTTGCTGTGAGACAAGGCAACGATCCGGACAGAGCGACGCTGGTTTTTAGCAAAATCGTCGTAAACCCTCGCCCAATGCGGGGGGGGTATAAGACGGGAAGGCACAGAGCCTTCCGCCATCAATCTGGTGTACTCTGGCTATTAACGTAG